One window from the genome of Sesamum indicum cultivar Zhongzhi No. 13 unplaced genomic scaffold, S_indicum_v1.0 scaffold00219, whole genome shotgun sequence encodes:
- the LOC105179831 gene encoding NHL repeat-containing protein 2-like: MEAKMCFFHQSAHSGKAALEVDAIQKSNKESPLLLNSPWDVCFEPVNENVYIAMAGQHQIWKHNTLDGTTRAFSGDGYERNLNGASSVCTSFAQPSGITLSPDLKEAYIADSESSSIRALDLRTGGSRLLAGGDPIFSDNLFKFGDCDGVGSEVLLQHPLEVFCGNVGQIYLADSYNHKGW; this comes from the exons ATGGAAGCGAAGATGTGTTTCTTTCACCAATCAGCACACTCAGGAAAAGCGGCATTGGAGGTGGATGCGATACAAAAATCCAACAAAGAAAGCCCACTg CTCCTCAATTCCCCCTGGGATGTCTGCTTTGAGCCTGTAAACGAAAATGTTTATATTGCAATGGCTGGGCAGCATCAGATCTGGAAACATAATACATTAGATGGAACTACCAGAGCTTTCAGTGGTGATGGCTATGAAAGAAATTTGAATGGTGCCAG TTCTGTGTGCACTTCATTTGCGCAACCTTCTGGAATTACTTTGTCACCTG ATTTAAAGGAAGCATATATCGCTGATAGTGAGAGTAGCTCTATTCGGGCACTTGACTTAAGGACAGGGGGATCGAGACTACTCGCTGGTGGTGATCCAATTTTCTCTGACAATTTATTTAAG TTCGGAGACTGTGATGGAGTAGGTTCTGAAGTTCTTCTTCAACATCCTTTAGAAGTCTTTTGCGGAAATGTGGGTCAAATTTATCTGGCGGATTCATACAATCACAAG GGCTGGTAA